One Streptosporangium sp. NBC_01495 DNA window includes the following coding sequences:
- a CDS encoding SPFH domain-containing protein: MDALLIAGLLIVLLAVFTVIRSVRIVPQARARNVERLGRYHSTLKPGLNFVIPYIDRVYPMIDLREQVVSFKPQPVITEDNLVVEIDTVLYFQVTDPRAAAYEIANYIQAVEQLTVTTLRNVVGSLDLEMTLTSRDTINSQLRGVLDEATGKWGIRVNRVEIKAIDPPKSIKEAMEKQMRAERDKRAAILNAEGQRQSQILTAEGDKQSAILRAEGDRSAAILKAEGQSQAIDEVFQAVHRNDPDPKLLAYQYLQVLPELAKGPNNTFWVIPSEVTSALQGVSKAFTEALPQSAATREAPRVNEAAAEERMLAEKAAAEAVAEAAEADLGPRQLNAPPAHLPGDDLLGTKTGAQEEHRRPGS; the protein is encoded by the coding sequence ATGGACGCTCTGCTCATAGCCGGACTGCTCATCGTCCTGTTGGCGGTGTTCACCGTGATCCGTTCGGTGCGCATCGTCCCCCAGGCGCGAGCCCGCAACGTGGAGCGGCTCGGCCGCTACCACAGCACGCTGAAGCCCGGCCTGAACTTCGTGATCCCCTACATCGACCGGGTCTACCCGATGATCGACCTGCGCGAGCAGGTCGTCTCCTTCAAGCCCCAGCCGGTGATCACCGAGGACAACCTGGTCGTCGAGATCGATACGGTCCTGTACTTCCAGGTCACCGACCCCCGGGCGGCGGCGTACGAGATCGCCAACTACATCCAGGCCGTGGAGCAGCTCACGGTCACCACGCTGCGTAACGTCGTCGGCTCGCTCGACCTGGAGATGACGCTGACCTCGCGCGACACGATCAACAGCCAGCTGCGCGGGGTGCTCGACGAGGCGACCGGCAAGTGGGGCATCCGGGTCAACCGGGTGGAGATCAAGGCCATCGACCCGCCGAAGAGCATCAAGGAGGCGATGGAGAAGCAGATGCGCGCCGAGCGGGACAAGCGCGCCGCGATCCTCAACGCCGAGGGCCAGCGGCAGTCGCAGATCCTGACCGCCGAGGGCGACAAGCAGAGCGCGATCCTGCGGGCCGAGGGCGACAGGAGCGCCGCGATCCTCAAGGCCGAGGGCCAGTCGCAGGCCATCGACGAGGTCTTCCAGGCCGTGCACCGCAACGACCCCGACCCCAAGCTGCTGGCGTACCAGTACCTGCAGGTGCTGCCCGAGCTGGCCAAGGGCCCGAACAACACGTTCTGGGTGATCCCCAGCGAGGTCACCTCCGCCCTCCAGGGCGTCTCCAAGGCGTTCACCGAGGCGCTGCCGCAGTCGGCGGCCACCCGCGAGGCCCCCAGGGTCAACGAGGCGGCGGCCGAGGAGCGGATGCTGGCCGAGAAGGCCGCCGCCGAGGCGGTCGCCGAGGCCGCCGAGGCCGATCTGGGCCCCCGCCAGCTCAACGCGCCCCCCGCGCACCTTCCCGGCGACGACCTCCTCGGCACGAAGACGGGGGCGCAGGAGGAGCACCGCCGCCCCGGCTCCTGA
- a CDS encoding NfeD family protein, giving the protein MEYWVIWLILAVALGVAEILTLTTALGLLGGAALITSVAAGLGLPVPLQLVVFVASLVAGVTVVRPIAKRQLSMRQPRSQRFGIQALVGKPAYVLREVTGRDGRVQIGGEEWSARAYDETLVIPAGAVVDVIEIEGATALVYPRE; this is encoded by the coding sequence ATGGAGTACTGGGTCATCTGGTTGATCTTGGCGGTAGCACTGGGAGTCGCCGAGATACTCACCCTGACCACCGCTCTCGGCCTGCTCGGGGGTGCCGCCCTCATCACCTCCGTCGCCGCCGGGCTGGGGCTGCCGGTCCCGCTGCAGCTCGTGGTGTTCGTCGCCTCCCTGGTCGCCGGGGTGACCGTGGTCAGGCCCATCGCCAAGCGCCAGCTCAGCATGCGGCAGCCGCGGAGCCAGCGGTTCGGGATCCAGGCGCTCGTGGGCAAGCCCGCGTACGTCCTGCGCGAGGTGACCGGCAGGGACGGCCGGGTGCAGATCGGCGGCGAGGAGTGGTCCGCCAGGGCCTACGACGAGACCCTGGTGATACCGGCGGGGGCGGTCGTCGACGTCATCGAGATCGAGGGCGCGACCGCGCTCGTGTATCCACGGGAGTGA
- the fahA gene encoding fumarylacetoacetase produces MSWGLENLPYGVFSRHEGETPRVGVRYGDHVVDLAGALHDEVFATGSLNAFMSRGPAAWRDTRTLIQNKLSTDRAVVEPHLVPLDRVTLHLPVEVADYVDFYCSLEHATNLGRMFRPDEEPLKPNWRHLPVGYHGRAGTVVASGTPVVRPSGQRGAGVFGPSAKLDIEAELGFVVGTPTALGDRAGRFEDHVFGVTLVNDWSARDIQAWEYVPLGPFLGKSFATSISPWITPLAALSEARVEGRPQDPEPLGYLRREAPWGLDLRLEISVNGEVVSRPPYRDMYWTPDQMLAHMTVNGAALRTGDLYASGTVSGSGPGERGSLIELTWNGTEPLKLPDGSARTFLEDGDTVTITATAPGPGGTVITLGEVSGRIEPSR; encoded by the coding sequence ATGTCTTGGGGCCTGGAGAACCTGCCCTACGGAGTCTTCTCCCGCCACGAGGGGGAGACCCCTCGCGTCGGCGTCCGCTACGGAGACCACGTGGTCGACCTGGCCGGGGCCCTGCACGACGAGGTGTTCGCCACCGGCTCGCTCAACGCCTTCATGTCCAGGGGCCCGGCCGCGTGGCGGGACACCCGGACCCTGATCCAGAACAAGCTGAGCACCGACCGGGCGGTGGTGGAGCCGCACCTCGTCCCGCTCGACCGGGTCACGCTGCACCTGCCGGTCGAGGTGGCCGACTACGTCGACTTCTACTGCTCGCTGGAGCACGCCACCAACCTGGGCCGGATGTTCCGCCCCGACGAGGAGCCGCTCAAGCCGAACTGGCGGCACCTGCCGGTCGGCTACCACGGCAGGGCCGGGACGGTCGTCGCGTCCGGCACCCCGGTCGTCCGGCCTTCCGGGCAGCGCGGCGCGGGGGTCTTCGGCCCGTCCGCCAAGCTGGACATCGAGGCGGAGCTGGGATTCGTCGTCGGTACCCCGACGGCCCTCGGCGACCGGGCCGGGCGGTTCGAGGACCACGTGTTCGGCGTGACCCTGGTCAACGACTGGAGCGCCCGTGACATCCAGGCGTGGGAGTACGTCCCGCTGGGCCCGTTCCTCGGCAAGTCCTTCGCCACCTCGATCTCGCCGTGGATCACCCCGCTCGCGGCCCTGTCGGAGGCGCGCGTCGAGGGCAGGCCGCAGGATCCCGAGCCGCTCGGCTACCTGCGCCGCGAGGCGCCGTGGGGGCTCGACCTGAGGCTGGAGATCTCCGTGAACGGCGAGGTCGTCTCCCGTCCCCCGTACCGGGACATGTACTGGACGCCCGACCAGATGCTCGCCCACATGACCGTCAACGGCGCCGCCCTGCGCACCGGCGATCTCTACGCCAGCGGTACGGTCTCCGGCTCCGGGCCGGGCGAGCGCGGCTCGCTGATCGAGCTCACCTGGAACGGGACCGAGCCGCTGAAGCTGCCCGACGGCTCGGCCAGGACCTTCCTGGAGGACGGGGACACCGTCACGATCACCGCGACCGCTCCGGGACCCGGTGGAACCGTGATCACCCTGGGTGAGGTGTCGGGAAGGATCGAGCCCTCCCGGTAG